A window of Mangifera indica cultivar Alphonso chromosome 11, CATAS_Mindica_2.1, whole genome shotgun sequence contains these coding sequences:
- the LOC123228706 gene encoding ethylene-responsive transcription factor ERF019-like has translation MTSTKEESGPSMAEKKHKRVHRRKWEKWVSEISVPGSQEQPWLGSYATTSLSIVYVVRCLCPALTSPNSSCVNNVNILSPKSAQEATFVAGMGMDEQMIGSTSGKDEREVGESSVIQSLKTLFRGER, from the coding sequence ATGACAAGTACTAAAGAGGAGAGTGGTCCGAGCATGGCTGAAAAGAAACACAAGAGAGTCCACAGAAGAAAATGGGAAAAATGGGTGTCTGAGATAAGTGTTCCAGGCTCACAAGAGCAGCCCTGGTTAGGCTCCTATGCTACAACGTCGCTTTCTATCGTTTACGTCGTCCGCTGTCTTTGTCCGGCCTTAACTTCACCGAATTCTAGTTGTGTGAATAACGTGAATATCTTGTCGCCGAAGTCGGCGCAAGAAGCTACATTCGTTGCTGGAATGGGGATGGATGAACAAATGATAGGGAGTACATCAGGAAAAGATGAAAGGGAGGTTGGTGAAAGCAGCGTAATTCAGAGCTTAAAAACTCTGTTTCGGGGGGAACGTTAA
- the LOC123230176 gene encoding ethylene-responsive transcription factor ERF020-like gives MQSNSLNNKEESGPSMAEKKYKGIRRRKWGKWVSEIRVPGSQERLWLGSYATPEAAAVAHDVAFYCLRRPPSLDGLNFPQLLPRSCVDADLSPKSIQKIASDAGLGIDAQIITSKSSKEVMEVNESSGIQGFGTQFLGSESSDSGTWEEKELSISVEDYDYD, from the coding sequence ATGCAATCAAATAGCCTAAACAATAAAGAAGAGAGTGGTCCAAGCATGGCTGAAAAGAAGTACAAGGGAATTCGCAGAAGAAAATGGGGAAAATGGGTTTCAGAAATCAGAGTTCCGGGTTCGCAAGAGCGGCTCTGGTTAGGCTCCTACGCTACGCCAGAAGCTGCTGCGGTTGCCCACGACGTTGCTTTCTATTGTTTACGCAGACCACCGTCTTTGGATGGGCTTAACTTCCCTCAACTGTTGCCTAGGAGTTGTGTGGATGCAGATTTGTCGCCCAAATCTATACAGAAAATTGCTTCGGACGCTGGATTGGGAATCGATGCGCAGATAATCACGAGCAAGTCGTCGAAAGAGGTGATGGAGGTTAATGAAAGTAGTGGAATTCAGGGCTTTGGGACACAGTTTTTGGGCAGCGAGAGTAGTGATTCTGGGACATGGGAGGAGAAGGAGCTCAGCATTTCGGTTGaagattatgattatgattag
- the LOC123230062 gene encoding ethylene-responsive transcription factor ERF019-like: MMQSGSEESGPSKLEKKYKGVRRRKWGKWVSEIRVPGSKERLWLGSYATQEAAAVAHDVAFYSLRRPLSLSGLNFPELLPPSCVNNANIMSPKSIQNAAINAGMGIDAQMIEDKPVKDERKVNETSIIQSLETPFWGMIIRVMMRKS, from the coding sequence ATGATGCAAAGCGGCTCAGAAGAGAGTGGTCCAAGCAAGCTGGAGAAGAAATACAAGGGAGTACGCAGAAGAAAATGGGGCAAATGGGTGTCTGAAATAAGGGTTCCAGGCTCAAAAGAGCGGCTCTGGTTAGGATCATACGCTACGCAGGAAGCGGCGGCGGTAGCCCACGACGTCGCTTTCTATAGTTTACGTCGTCCGCTGAGTTTGTCAGGCCTTAACTTCCCTGAACTGCTACCACCCAGTTGTGTGAATAACGCGAATATTATGTCCCCAAAGTCCATTCAAAATGCTGCCATTAACGCTGGAATGGGGATTGATGCACAAATGATAGAGGATAAACCGGTAAAAGATGAAAGAAAGGTTAATGAAACCAGCATAATTCAGAGCTTGGAGACGCCGTTTTGGGGAATGATAATCAGAGTTATGATGAGAAAGAGCTAA
- the LOC123228807 gene encoding uncharacterized protein LOC123228807, translating to MATRPSAYSQNYLFTSPPSSSTTHRRALPFRPHAPTTHHALSLNYHFAPPKTTPTCRKLTCKAAEVSVAEESSASGDGGDNWVPVVPLAALPKGERRVIIQDGETILLLWYKDEVFAIENKSPAEGAYTEGLLNAKLTQEGCIVCPTTDSTFDLRTGEIKEWYPKNPVLRLLTPALRTLFVYPVKTDEENIYINMRGAVSSDASAEIVFSGKAQPGVTATDVNVEEVKMVVDEDLEGFGFTGTNELINGKAAVIGFLLLLDFELLTGKGLLKGTGFLDFIYSVSKALK from the exons ATGGCAACCAGGCCCTCAGCCTACTcacaaaattacctttttacctcTCCACCCTCCTCCTCCACTACCCATCGCCGAGCCTTACCGTTCCGTCCTCATGCTCCAACCACCCACCACGCATTGTCCCTGAATTACCATTTTGCTCCTCCAAAAACCACACCCACATGCCGGAAACTTACGTGTAAGGCGGCGGAAGTGTCGGTGGCGGAGGAGTCTTCGGCGTCTGGAGACGGGGGAGACAACTGGGTACCGGTTGTGCCGTTGGCGGCGCTGCCGAAGGGAGAGCGGCGTGTGATTATACAAGATGGGGAGACGATATTGCTTTTGTGGTATAAAGATGAAGTTTTTGCTATCGAAAATAAGTCTCCTGCTGAAGGTGCTTATACTGAAGGGTTGCTCAATGCCAAACTTACCCAG GAGGGTTGTATAGTTTGCCCTACAACTGATAGCACATTTGATCTTCGCACTGGAGAAATCAAAGAATGGTATCCGAAAAACCCTGTACTGAGATTACTTACTCCTGCTTTAAGGACACTGTTTGTTTATCCTGTAAAAACTGATGAAGAAAATATTTACATCAATATGAGAGGAGCTGTAAGTTCGGATGCATCTGCAGAGATTGTTTTTAGTGGGAAAGCTCAACCCGGAGTAACTGCAACAGATGTCAACGTTGAAGAG GTGAAAATGGTGGTCGATGAAGATCTAGAGGGGTTTGGCTTCACTGGAACAAATGAATTGATAAATGGGAAAGCTGCTGTAATTGGCTTTCTTTTGTTGTTAGATTTTGAACTCTTGACTGGTAAGGGCCTTCTCAAAGGAACTGGCTTCCTGGACTTTATCTATTCTGTTTCAAAAGCTTTAAAATAG